The Pontibacter korlensis sequence CGCTACATCTGTATACACGGCCATTTCTACCAGCCACCTCGCGAAAACCCCTGGTTAAACGAGGTGGAGCTGCAGGAATCTGCTGCACCTTATCACGACTGGAACGAGCGTATTTCAGATGAATGCTATGCCCGTAATTCTGCTTCGCGCATCCTGAATGGTAACGGTAACATTGTAGATATCATCAACAACTACAGTTACATGAGCTTTAACTTCGGCCCTACCCTGCTGGAGTGGATGCAAAAACACGATCCCGAAACCTACCAGGCTATACTGGATGCCGACAAGGAAAGTATAAAACGCTTTTCCGGCCACGGTTCAGCGCTTGCGCAGGTGTACAATCATATCATCATGCCGCTGGCCAACGAGCGCGATAAGCATACGCAGGTAATTTGGGGTATCTATGATTTTAAGAAGCGCTTCGGGCGCAACCCGGAAGGCATGTGGCTAGCCGAAACAGCTGCCGATACACCTACTCTGGAAGTACTGGCGGAGCACGGCATTAAGTTTACCATCCTTTCGCCTTACCAGGCAAAGGCCTTCCGCAAGATAGGAGAAAGAGAATGGGTAAAAGCGGAAGGAGCCAATATCAACCCGCGTCGCCCTTACCTCTGCAAGCTGCCTTCAGGCCGCGAGATCGTGCTGTTCTTTTACGATGCCCCGGTATCGCAGGGGATTGCCTTTGAGGGCTTGCTGGAACATGGGGAGGATTTTGCCCATCGGCTAGGCGGCACTTTTGACGCCCACTCAAGGGAGCCACAACTCATGCACATTGCCACCGACGGTGAAACCTACGGCCACCATCACCGCTTCGGCGAGATGGCGCTTTCTTATGCCTTGCACCACATCGAGGAAGAAAAGATGGCGCAGGTCACGGTATATGGCGAATACCTCTCAAAGTTTCCGCCTCATTATGAGGCACAGATCATTGAGGCAAGTTCCTGGAGTTGTGCCCATGGCGTAGAGCGCTGGCGTAGTAACTGCGGCTGTAACACTGGAGGCCACCCTAGCTGGAACCAGGAGTGGCGAAAACCCATCCGGGAGTCTTTCGATTGGCTTAGAGATAAACTTGTCCCCCTGTATGAGCAGGAAATCAGAAGCCTTGGAGCAGACCCATGGACCACCAGGAATGACTACATCCAGGTGATTATGGATCGATCTGAGGCCAATGTCGCGTCGTTTATCAAGAACCATACAACAAGACAACTTACTACAGAGGAGCAGGTGCGCTTTCTGAAACTGATGGAAATGCAGTACCATACCCTGCTCCTTTATACTAGCTGCGGTTGGTTCTTTGATGAAGTCACCGGCATCGAAACAGTTCAGGACGTACTTTACGCCGCACGTGCCCTGCAGCTTGCCCGGGACTTGAGTGGCGGGGACCTGGGGCCTGAGTTTATACAGCGCTTGAGCCAAGCCAAGAGTAACCACAAAGACCGTGAAGACGCCGGTGCCTCTTATATCAAGACTGTGAAGCCTACCATGATCGACCTGCTGCGTGTGGGAGCTCACTATGCTGTATCCTCCCTCTTCCAGAACTTTCCGGAAGAGCTGGACCTGTACTGCTACACGGCCTCTTCCGAAGATTATGACTATATACAAGCTGGCCGCCAGAAGTTGGCAATAGGACGCGCCACAATAAAGAGCAAAGTCACCTGGGAGGAGATAACAATTACCTACAGCGTGCTGCACCTCGGCGACCACCAGCTGTTTGGCGGCGTGCGGAAGTTCATGACCCTTCAGGATTACAACAGGCTACACCAGGAGCTAAAAACGGCTTTCGAGCGCGGCTACGTGAGCGAAGTGATCATGCTATTAGACAAGCACTTTGAGTCGCACAACTACTCTTTCTGGCACCTGTTTAAAGACGATCAGAAAAAGATACTTAACCAGGTTCTCGCACAGACCATGGAGAATCTCGAAAAAGATTTCCAGCAGCTGTACGACAATAACTATGCGCTCATAGCGGCCATTCAGACCATAGGCATGCAGATGCCTCGTCCACTACAAACCACAGTAGACCATATTGTGAATACCCGACTGCAGACTGAGTTCGAATCAGAAGAGCCGGACCCGCAGGAAATAAGGCGATCCCTGGAGGAGGTAAAACGCATGCACGTTACCCTGGATTATGAGACACTGGAGTTTGCCCTGTCGCAGCGTGTAGACCTGCTGATGAAGAAGATTCAAGAGCACCCACAGGACATCGCCACCATAGACCTGATGATAGCGCTATTGGAGGTAGTTACCGGCTCCAAGCTTGCAACAGACTATTGGCAGGCCCAGAACATTGCCTTCAGAATGCAACAGCATGAGTATAAAGATATGAAAAAGCGCAGCCAGCAAGGCAACAAAGAAGCCATGAACTGGTGCCAAAAGTTCGAGAAGCTTTACCAGAACCTCAACCTGAAAATTTAACTATGACTTATATACCATCAGCCACTTACAGGCTACAGACTTCGCCTAACTTTAAACTGAGCGATATAAAACAGCTCATCCCTTACCTGCATGAACTGGGCATCAGCACCATATACTCTGCTCCCATTTTCTGTGCCCGCCCCGGTAGCGAGCACGGCTACGACGTTACGGCTCCGTATGATATAAACCCAGAGGTTGGCACACAGAAGGAGCTGCGCGAAATTGCAGCCGAACTGAAGGAGCGCGGCATGGGCTGGCTACAGGACATTGTGCCTAACCACATGGCTTTTCACCCGGATAACGTATGGTTGATGGACGTACTGGAGAAAGGGCCGCAGTCGCAGTTTTATACTTTCTTCGATATTGATTTCCACCACCCGGACTTTAACGGGCAGGTGATGGTGCCATTTTTAGGAGAACCGCTGGATAAGATAGTAGAGCAAGGGCAGCTAGAACTTAAGCTAACGGAGAAAGGCATTAGTCTTAACTACTTCGACAATGTTTACCCGGTTAGTGTGTCCAGCTACCGTCCTTTACTACAGGAGGCACTTCAGGCATCTGGTGATCCGGAGGTATCTAAACAGGCAAACCAAAGCCTGAAAGAACTGGAGTTGCTGGAGGCAGAAGAAAGTATAAACCCAGCAGCCTGGGGCAACTTCAAGAAGAAACTCTATAAAACAGAGGCCTTACGAAAAGCACTGGAACAGGTGCTGCAAAATACCAGCGAGGAAAAAGAGAAGCTGGAAAAGATACTGCAAAAGCAGCATTACATACTTAGCCATTGGCAGGACACCGAAAAGCAGATAAACTACCGCCGCTTCTTTACAGTAAACGACCTGATCTGTCTCCGCATGGAGCACCCGGAGGTGTTCGAACAGTATCACCAATTTATCAAACAGCTCTGCGACCAGGATATCCTGCAGGGCCTGCGTGTTGACCACGTAGACGGTTTGCTTGACCCAACTACGTACCTGAAGCGCCTGCGCCAGCTGGCTGGCCCTGAGAAGTACATCATCGTGGAGAAGATTCTGGAAGGCGAAGAGCAGTTACCAGAGCGCTGGCCTATACAGGGCAACAGCGGCTATGATTTCCTGGCTTGGGTTAGCAACCTTTATACTTCTGCCAAAGGCCGTCGCAAGCTTACCGAAGTATACCACCGCCTGATACCAGCTGCTCCTGATAATTATGAGCAGCTGGTGTTCGACAAAAAAATGTTTATCCTGAACAACTACATGAAGGGTGAACTGGAGAACCTGCTGCGCCTACTGCAGGAGCGCCACCTGATACCACTGGACCCGGAGGAGCAATGGCGTAAGGCACTGGCAGTACTGTTGGCGGCCTGGCCGGTATACTGTATTTATGGCAACCGCCTACCACTCTCTAAAGATGAGATGGAGGTAGTAGATAATGCCTTTGCCGAAGCTAATAAACAGGCGCCGGACGTAGCCGAGCAACTGAAGCACCTGCACACACTCTTTACCCTCACTCCGGATGATACTGAGGATACAAAGCATCACAAGCTATACTTTGTGATGCGTAGCCAGCAGTTTACCGGTCCGCTGGCTGCCAAAGGTGTAGAGGATACGACATTTTATACTTATAACCGCCTCATCTCACTTAACGAAGTAGGCAACAGCCCCGACATTTTCCACCTCGAGACAGAGGAGTTTCATGAGCGGATGCTGTATCGCCAGCGCGTATATCCGCACTCCATCAACGCCACTGCCACCCACGATACAAAACGTGGCGAAGGAGCCCGCATGCGCCTGAACGTGCTGAGCGAGTTGCCGGAAGAATGGGAAGAGAAGGTTACCGGCTGGCTTCAGATCTCCCAAAAGTATACAACAGAGTCTACCAAGAACGACCTGTACTTCCTGTTCCAGACGCTGCTGGGCGTACTGCCACTGGAAGGTGAGGTAGATGAGACACTTATACAGCGGGTGCAGGAGTACCTGGAGAAAGCACTGCGTGAGGCAAAAGTAAATACGGACTGGTCAGCACCAAACGAGACGTATGAGCAGGCCATGAAAAACCTGGTGCATCAGCTGCTGCAGGAGGACGAAGACTTTATGCACTCCTTCCAGCCTTTCTTCCTGAAAGTGGCGCACTACGGCTGGATCTATTCACTCTGCCAATCGCTGCTTAAGCTTACCTGCCCGGGCGTGCCGGATGTGTACCAAGGCACCGAATTCTGGGACCTAAGCCTGGTTGACCCTGACAACCGCCGCCCTGTGGACTATGATCTGCGCTACCGCTACCTGCAGGAATTGCAGCAGGAGGAAGCCAAAGATGCGCTAAACCTGCACAAGGCCCTGCTGCACCACCCAGAGAACTCTAAGGTAAAATTATACTTGCTGCACAAAGTGCTGGCTACCCGCCGCGACATGCAGGACCTGTTCGATAAAGGAGACTATGTACCCCTGCAGGTACACGGGGCAAAGCAGCAGCACGTATTAGCCTTTGCCCGCCACTATCAGGGTAAATGGGCGATTGTAGCTGTTCCGCTACTTCTTACCAGCCTGGTAAACGGACATGAATTGCCACTAGGTGAGGAAGTATGGCAAGACACAGCCATTGTATTACCTGAAACCGCGCCACAGGGCTGGCAACAGGTGCTTGGGCAAAGTACGTTAAACGCGAATGGTACGCTACCCGTAGCACAACTACTTAAGACATTCCCTGTCGCACTATTAACTGCTTGAGATTTATGATTATAGATAACCGTAGTGCAGGAATCCTGCTTCATATTACTTCGCTTCCCTCCCGCTTTGGTATCGGCGACCTGGGTCCGGAGGCTTATACTTTCGCCGATCAGTTAGAAGAGGCCGGACAGCGCTTTTGGCAGATTTTGCCCCTCAACCCGACAGAGGAAAGTTATGGCAACTCTCCCTATAGCAGCCACTCTGCCTTTGCAGGAAACCCGCTGCTTATTAGTCCGGAGCTATTGGTAAAGGACGGCCTGTTGCACGACAAAGACCTGCAGCACAATGAGAAGTTCGATGATGCCCGAGTGGACTATGCCACAGTAAGTAAGTTTAAGCTGAAGTTGTTGCAAAGGGCTTTTAAAAACTTTAGCGATGAGCTGCCCGACAAATTATGGAAGGAATTTGCTGATTTTCAGAAAGAGCATAAACTGTGGCTACAGGACTTTGCCAACTTTGTAGCCTTTAAAAAGCACTTTGGTGACAAAGGCTGGGTAGATTGGCCAAAGGAGATAAAGCAGCGCGACAAGAAGGCTGTAAAAGAACTGGCTGAGGAGCTAAACGAGCAAGTGGAGTTTGAGATGTTTATGCAGTTCATCTTCTACAGCCAGTGGGAGAAACTAAAGCAGTACTGCAATAGCAAAGACATCACCTTTTTTGGCGATATGCCATTTTATGTGAGCCACGACAGTGCTGATGTATGGAGTCATCCACACTTGTTTAAGCTTGATGATGAAGGCAACCCTACCGCTGTCTCGGGAGTACCACCGGATTTCTTTAGCGAAACCGGCCAGCTTTGGGGCACCCCTGTATATGACTGGAAGTCCTTAGCAGAACAGAAGTACGATTGGTGGATTCATCGCATAGACCACAACCTGCGTCTTTTCGGCCTGCTCCGCCTCGACCACTTCAGAGCCTTCTCTGCCTATTGGGAAGTGCCTGCCAGCGAAGACACAGCAGTAAACGGTAAGTGGGTAAAATCTCCAGGACGTGAAATACTGAGCCTGCTTCAGCACAAATACAAGAAGATGCCGATAATTGCAGAAGACCTTGGCGAAATAGACCAGCCTGTCCGGGATCTTATCAAAGAGTTTGATTTGCCGGGCATGTTGGTATTGGTATTTGCTTTTGTGGGCGATGAGAAGGCGTTTGAGAGTTCTTTTATGCCGCACAACCACACCCACAACAGCATAGTGTACACAGGCACACACGATAACAGTACCGTACGCGCATGGCTTGAGGAGTCTAACGACGAAGACGTAGATTTGCTAAGCCGATATGCTTTTCAAAAAATCACAGAGAAGAACGTGCACCAGGTAATGCTCCGCATGGCTTATATGTCAGTGGCACAGTTAGCCGTGGTTCCGGTACAGGATGTGCTTGGTTTAGGCAAGGAGGCAATCATGAATAAACCTTCCACAGGCTCAGGTAACTGGGAATGGCGCCTTCAACCAGGGCAATTCTCCAAAGAGTATGTAACTGAATTGCAAGATTTGGCCAAACTCTATGGTCGCTGGGAAGAACCTGAAAACAAGTAATTATCTGAATAGCAACTGATAGAAAAGTATAGCTGGCACGCCAGCTATACTTTTTTTATGCAAAGTGTTTTATTATATTGCTTTAGCACTATACTTCAACGCCCACATACATTAACTACATACATAGTGCAGATAACTGTATGTTTACTGCGATACGGTAGTCAGGTAACATTACAAAGTATAGAAGGACACATAAACCCAAATGAAGAGGAAGGCGCAACTACAAGAGATCAAGCATTGGGGCATCAGCTTACCTTATGTGTTCCTATTTAAAAGGAAGATCCATATAGGTACTCTATTCATACTTGCGCTAGTTGCTTACTTTGTACAGCATGTAACCTTCAAAACGCTAATGAAAACGGAATTAGCCAAAAATGGAGAGATTACAAAAGGCTATATTTTTGAATCAAAGGATGTAGGTGGTAAAGGGACAACATACCATTACTATACTTTTAAAGTAGCCAACACTTTGTATGAAAATCATGCCGCTAATGGGGAGTTTTCAGAAAAAGACTCAATATACATTGTCTACGATATACAGAATCCTGACAAAAATTGGGCGCTAAAGCTTTTAGAAAATGACTATCCTGATCAGCTACAGAAGAATCCAAATTATCTGAACTTAAAAAATAACGAACACCTAACAAGAGCTAAAGCATACTAAGGAGTGCCTTAGCCAAACCGTTGGGAGTAACACTCCAAGATTGGCAACTTCAAAAGATAACACATTTTGTTTCAGAACATAAAGAGATTGTTTTTATTTGGAGTTGTCGCGTTTATAGCCGCTGCTTGTAGCACGACAAAGAATTTGCATTCGAAAGAGTTTGTACAAACTCAACAAGAGTTAACAGAGAAGTTGACCCAAATAAGTAAAGCAGCAAGTTTCAACGGCTTTGGCGTAGCTTTAGTAAACGACAAAGAGGTTTTATACCAAAACGGTTTTGGGATTGCTAATGTCGAGACAAGCGCCAAGTATACAGAAAACACAGTTCAAAATATTGCCTCTATCTCTAAGACTGTCATAGGGCTTGCCGTTCTTAAAGCGCAGGAATTAGGCAAACTTAACTTAGATGACCCAGCCAATAAATATCTGCCCTTCACCGTATCCAATCCAGCATACCCGGAGGTCCCCATCACCATCCGGCACCTGGTAACGCATACGTCCTCTATTGTAGACACAGAAGAATACCTTTCCAGAAATCTGGTACTGAGGGACACAGTTAATCTGGTTCACAACCTCAACATTGATGTTTCGCCAACACGGTTTAATCCTCCATCAGCTAAAACCTCCTTAGAAGACTTCTTGAAAAACCTGCTTGACACCGATGGAGAATGGTACTCAAGAGAGGGATTCTCAAAAAGTAAACCAGGAAGCATGTATGAGTATTCAAATGTTGGAGCCTCACTTGCCGCATTAGTAGTGGAGAAAGCTACAGGCACTACTTATGATGAGTTTACTTCACAGTACATTTTACGCCCTTTGGAGATGCATTCATCGGGTTGGAGTTTTAATGCAATTGATTTTTCAAGCTATTCCCCCACTTATCAGGACAAACAAACACCTTATCCCTGTTACTCCCTTATTGGTTACCCAGACGGAGGATTGCTAACCACGAGCTCAGATATGAGCAAGTACATTCTAGAACTCATGAAAGGGTATCTTGGCAACGGGACTATCCTCACTAAACAGAGTTACAAAGAGTACTTTACACCACAACTTGCGGCAGAAAACTTCACTAACAGGAGTACCAGCGAATACAGTGATGAGTACAATATGGGAATCACAATGGGATTTGGCTCTACAGGAAACTTCGGGCACACCGGCGGCGATCCAGGAATGTCTTCTGTGATCTGGTTTTACAAAGACAAAAGGATGGGCCGGTACTTTATAGTTAACACAGATTGGAATACTGAATCATCCGGCAAAGACCAGAAAGCAATCTATGATCTGCTCCACGAATTTTATGTAAAGCTAAATAGCTTGAGCAAGACAACAAAGTAGTACTTGGTCAGTAGACAACTCTCTTTTACCTTTTACACAGCCTGGTTATACTTTAGGTAAATTATACTTTATGAAAACAGAAAAAGAAAAGATGCTCTCCGGTGAGCTGTACGACGCACTCGACAAGCAACTCTCAGATGAAAGGCTCCGAACAAGGCTACTTCTCAAAGAATTGAACGACTCCCGCGAAGACCAGGCGGAAGAGCGCAGCCGTATCCTAAAAGAACTCATACCTGACGCGGGCGAAGGCTTATGGTTGCAGCCTCCATTTTACTGCGACTATGGCACCAATATCAAAGTTGGTGAAAAGGTGTTTTTCAACTTCAACTGTATAGTACTTGATGTGATGCAGGTAACGATTGGCAGCCGAACCCTATTTGGTCCTAATGTGCAGATCTATACGGCCACACATCCCATGGATCATAAAGAGAGAGCCTCAGGCCTGGAGTTTGCCAAGCCTATCACTATCGGTGAGGATGTTTGGGTAGGTGGCAGTGCGGTAATTTGCCCTGGTGTAAGTATAGGCGATCGCGCAGTGATTGGTGCTGGCAGTGTAGTTACCAAAGACATACCGTCTGGTGTTTTTGCAGCCGGTAACCCTTGCAGAGTTATCCGCTCTCTTGAGCAAACAGAGTAGGCTTTACTTTTCTTGACTATCACGGTGGCAGTGTTATTTGAAGTAGCAGAAACACCTGCAGCTTAACACTGCCACTTTTTTGCTTCCCTCACCTACCGGGCCACCTACAATTCACAACACTCCTTTCACCTCTAATATCCTTTAAACCTGTTTGTTATCTACAATTAAAAGTTTACCTTAGGGTATAGTATATCTGCTACACCGCTCAATCCTATCATAACTATGGTACAACAAACAGCTTCCGTCGCACCTGGTAATAAGGCTCAGGATTTTGCCCTATTGGATACTGTATCCGATAAGATTGTTTCGCTTCAGGATGTGTCTTCGCCTAAGGCCACAGTTATCATGTTTATCTGTAACCACTGCCCATATGTTCAGCACATACTGCCAGAGCTGCTGAAGGTAGCAAGGCAATATAAAGCGCAGGGAGTAAGCTTTGTGGCCATTAGCGCAAATGATGCCTCCTTCTACCCGGAAGACGGTCCGGCACAGATGAAAAAGCTGGCCAAAGAAATGAATTTTCCGTTTCCCTACCTCTACGACCAGACCCAGCAGGTAGCCCGTACGTACCAGGTAGAGTGCACTCCTGATTTTTATGTTTACAACAGCAACATGTGCCTTGCCTACCACGGGCAGTTTGATGATTCACGGCCAAAAAGCAACATACCTGTAACAGGCAGAGATTTACGACAAGCTCTGGATGCCTTGCTTGCGGGGCAACCTATACCCGAGCACCAGACGCCAAGTATTGGCTGTGGCATTAAGTGGCGAGCAGCCTAGCTCGGTGAAGTTGGTGGCAGGTCTACCTTATTTTCACTAAGCATCTCCGACATAGCCTGGGCATGGTCCAGGTACTGCGACGTATACTTGTCGTTAGCAGCGTGTACGTACATAGTAGTACCTCCCTTAACCACATTGATTACATCTTCGTGCTCCTCCATCGGGATAGCAGGACAACCGAGGCTGCGGCCTAAACGACCAGCCTGTTCAATAAATTCTTCTGTAGCATACTCAGCACCGTGCATCACTATACAGCGGTCGCGGGCATTGGTGTTAAAGCCTTCGTCCAAGCCATCCAACCGCAGCGACAGCCCGTGCTTACCCTGGTATGTATTGCCAGTTACATAGAAACCAATGCTGCTCATGTAAGATTCACTCTTGTTGGAGAAGGTCTCGGCAAACTCCTCTCCTGAGTTGCGGCCATGCGATACATAGGTATTATGAAGTAGCTCCTTCTTTTCTACATCTACCACCCACAGGCGCTTCTCGTTAGACGACTTTGTAAAGTCAACAATGGTGATATATGGCTTGCCAGACACCTCGTTGTTGTGTCGCATGTTATAGTAGCCAGTGAGTGCTTTGTTAAACACCTCAAAGCGAAGCCCTGCCTCCTGCAACTGTATGTGGCTGTACAGGTTGTAAGCCACCTGGTTAAAGTGCATCAGTTTAAGGTTTGCCATCCTCCGCTTCATCGTATCCGTGCTGGAGTGCGGCATAGCGGCACCTGTGTTAACTGGTGTGGCCATTGGTGTAAGCACGAGCGGCGCAAACAAAGGCAGCAGGTTGCGGCTCAGCTTGCGGCGCATTCTTCTCCATCTTGGCTTTCTCATCTCTTTAAAATTTTATACTCATTGATTTTACGGCCAAGCGCGAAAGCGGTTTAAAACACACACTACAGCATACGTATAAGAAGTTTATCTAACCCAAAAACATATTGATAATTAGACCCATACTTACCAAAGGCACCATTTTTGCCAATATGTATGTTACCTGAATATCTGTACAGACACATTATGAGTAATAAGCAAAAGCACTACACCAACTATATTTTTTACACTTTCTTCACACTGGTTATACTTCTGCTAACCAGCTGTAGCCAGCAGCAGACTTTAAGAGGAGTGTTCAAAAGCCAGACACCTTACGAGAAGTATGCGGCTAAGCTGAAAGATGCAAACCTGGACGAAACGGCATTGGGCCAAGAGTGGATAACAGCTGGCCAGCAGGCCCTGCAGGACTCGCTAAGCGTAAGGCTGCCTTTTAAAGAGACGGGCTACTTTGCTGCCGATAAGCCCCGTGCCTTGGGTTATCGCATAGATGCCAAACGTGGGCAAAGGCTGATTGTAAACCTGGAGGTACAGGCACGAGAGCAACTGCAGGTGTTTATGGACCTGTTTGAAAGCGGCAATGGCAAACCTAAGCATGTAGCCGCCGCCGATTCTACTGCCGCTACCTTGGCTTATGAAGTAGATGAAGACCAGCAGCACATACTGCGTGTGCAGCCCGAGTTACTGCGCAGCGGTCAGTATACTGTAACCATTCAATCAGAGCCTATACTTGCCTTTCCGGTAGACGGGAAGAGTAGCCGCAACATTGCCAGCATTTGGGGCGACCCACGCGATGCCGGCGCACGCCGGCACGAAGGCGTTGACATTTTTGCCAAGCGTGGCACACCAGCCATCGCCGGCACCGACGGTGTTATCAGGCAGGTAGCCACTACTCCACGCGGAGGCAAGGTGGTTTGGCTGTCGGACATCAACCGCAGGCAAAGCCTGTACTATGCCCACCTCGATAGCCAGCTGGTGCAGGTAGGCCAGCACGTACAGGCAGGCGATACCTTGGGTCTGATTGGAAATACGGGTAACGCCCGAACCACTGGGCCGCATCTGCACTTTGGTATTTACCGCTACGGTCATGGTGCCATCAACCCCTACCCCTACGTGCACCAGTCTTCCGCCCCTGTGCCAGCTGTTAAGATTAACGGCGAACTGGTTGGCAACTGGGTTCGTGTAAGTAGCCGCGCGGCTAACGTGCGACTGCAGCCTAGCACAAAGTCGGGGGTATACCGTTCGCTACCTCAGCACACGCCTTTGCAGGTTACTGGTGGTACCTCCAGCTGGTACCGT is a genomic window containing:
- a CDS encoding M23 family metallopeptidase yields the protein MSNKQKHYTNYIFYTFFTLVILLLTSCSQQQTLRGVFKSQTPYEKYAAKLKDANLDETALGQEWITAGQQALQDSLSVRLPFKETGYFAADKPRALGYRIDAKRGQRLIVNLEVQAREQLQVFMDLFESGNGKPKHVAAADSTAATLAYEVDEDQQHILRVQPELLRSGQYTVTIQSEPILAFPVDGKSSRNIASIWGDPRDAGARRHEGVDIFAKRGTPAIAGTDGVIRQVATTPRGGKVVWLSDINRRQSLYYAHLDSQLVQVGQHVQAGDTLGLIGNTGNARTTGPHLHFGIYRYGHGAINPYPYVHQSSAPVPAVKINGELVGNWVRVSSRAANVRLQPSTKSGVYRSLPQHTPLQVTGGTSSWYRVAMPDGKEAYIASSVVEPATKPVKYEKLASETSLLDEAHPSAAAKDSLPAGSNVAILGSYKGYELVRNEAGELGWINPQLTLSAR